The following DNA comes from Bradyrhizobium sp. SK17.
CGCGCCGACCGCGGCTGCAATGCCGGCCGGGCCGCCGCCAAGCACCACCACGTCATATTCGCCATAGAGGGGGACCTGCCGCGCAGGTTCTTCGATCGTGCTCGCTCGCATCATTTCCGCCCTGAACAAGTTGATTGGGCCGACTATGAATTGATGCGGATTGCAGTACAATCCACCAAATTATGTAATCAGCTTTCGCGAATCGAGAAAGGCGAGAGATGAGTTAAAAGGACGGCAGATGGATACGCTGGTCAATCTCGAAGCCTTCCTCGCCACCGCCGACGCCGGCGGCTTCTCCGCCGCCGCGCGCAAGCTGAACCTCGCAACCTCGGTCGTCGCCAAGCGCGTCACCCAGCTCGAGGAGCGGATCGGCACCGCGCTGTTCCACCGCTCGACCCGCCAGTTGCGGCTGACCGAGGCCGGTCAGCAATATGTGCATCGCGCCCGCGGCGTCGTCGCCGATGTCGGCGATCTGCTGTCGCGGATGGGCGAGAAGCAGCGCGACCTCTCCGACCATCTCCGCGTCAAGGCGCCGACCTCGCTGACGGTGGCGCGGCTTGCCGATGCGTTCACGATCTTCCAGCGACAGAACCGCAGCGTGAAGCTCGAGATCGTGATGATCGATCGCCCGGTCGATCCGGTGACCGAAGGTTTCGACATCGCGATCGGCGCCTTCCCGCATTCCTTCGGCGGGGTTGTCGACGAGCCGTTGTGCCGGCTGCCGCGGCTCGTGTGCGCCGCGCCGGCCTATCTCAGGAAGAACGGCACGCCGAAACATCCGCGCGATCTGGTCGATCACCGCTGCCTCAGCTTCCTGCCCACGGGGCCGGAATGGCCGTTCGAGGGGCCGCGCGGCCGGATCAATGTCCAGGTCCGCCCGATCCTGTCGTCGAACGAGGGCCGCGTGCTGACGCAGAGTGCGATCGCCGGCAACGGCATCGCGCTGCTGTCGCATTACCTGGTCGCCGACGCACTGCGCGACGGCGCGTTGCAGCCGATCCTTGCCGAGTTTCCGATTCCGGAACTGTGGGTGAAAGCCGCCGTTCCCGAACGCCGCATCGACGCTGCCGCGGTGCAGGCACTGCTGAAGACTTTGAAAAAGTCGCTGTCGCAGCCGCTGTAATCCGGCACTGGTCTTGGCCTTCGCATGCAGACCTGCGAGAACAATGCGAAAGGATCGCCTGCTTGAAACTCCTGCTGTCAGTATCGCTCGGTCTCATCATCGCCGCTCAGCCCGCGGCAGCGATCGAGACGTGCCGCTTCATCGAGGCCAAGGCGGAGCGCGAGGCCTGCTACCATCGGCAAGAGGAGGAACTGGCGGCCCGGCGCAAGCCCGAACCGTCGATCACCCAATCGAGCCAATCGATGACGTTCGACTCCTTGCAGCAGATGCGCCGTGACGACGAAGAGGTCTATCGCAGCATGCGCGGCATCTGCCGCGGCTGCTGAGCGAGGCGGAATCTGTAGGGTGGATTAGCGAAGCGTAATCCGCCGACTTATCGCGGTATGAACGGCGGGTTACGCTACGCTAACCCGCCCTACGCCGCCCTACGAATTGCCGCCGCCCCACCGCCCCGCGCGCTTCTCGGCAAAGGAGGCCAGCCCTTCGGCGGCCTCGGCGGTCTGCCGCTTCGCCGAATGCAGATGGACGAGACGCTTGTAGGCCGCATCGTCCACCGCCATGCCGCCGAACGAGCTTTCCATCGCGAGCGTCTTGGTTTCGGCCATCGCCTCCGGCGCGTTGCCGAGCAACTGTTCCACGACCCTGGCGCCGGCGCTTTCGAGATCGGACAATGGCACCACCTCATGAACGAGACCGATGCGCCGCGCATCTTCCGCACCGAATCGTTCGCCGGTCAGGGCGTAGCGGCGTACCTGGCGCACGCCGATGGCGTCGCAGAGCTGCGGGATGATGATCGCAGCCGTCAGGCCCCAGCGCACCTCGGTGATCGAGAACAGCGCGTTGTCGGCCGCGATCACGATATCGCAGGCCGAGATCACGCCGGTGCCGCCGCCGAAGCAGCCGCCCTGCACCAGCGCCACGGTCGGGACCGGCAGCGTGTTGAGGCGCTGCACCGCCTCGAAGGTGGCTCGCGACGCCGTCTCGTTCTCGTCAGACGATTTCGGCCGCACGCCGTTGATCCATTTCAGGTCGGCGCCGGCCTGGAAATGCTTGCCGTTGCCCTTGAGCACGACGACGCGCACCGGCTTGGTCGAGAGATCGTCGATCGCGGCGAGCACGCCGGCGATCAACGCGCCATCATAGGCATTGTTGACCTCGGGCCGGTTCAGCGTGACGGTCGCGACCCCGCGCGCATCGAGGCTCCACAGGACTGGGCTGGCCGACATGACGTTTCTCCCTGGCTCGGCATTGCTCTTGGCAGGCACTATGACGAGAGCGGCCGCCTTGATCCATCACTTTCGGGCGCGCACGACCGCGCCTTGCGCATGACGGGTTGCGCGATGCCCCGCGCTTGTGGAAACTGACGCGGCACGTTGCAAGGACCAGTTCCACTCATGCGCATTTGCATTTTCGGCGCGGGCGCCGTCGGCAGCCACTTCGCGGTCCGGCTGGCCCGCGCCGGCCACGAGGTGTCCTGCGTGATGCGAGGCCCCCATCTCGATGCGGTCAGGACCAACGGCTTGACGCTGAAGGTCGGTGACAGCAGCGTCACCGCGAAAGTCAAGGCGTCGGCCGATCCCGCCGAGCTCGGCCCGCAGGACGTCGTCATCAGCACGCTGAAGGCCACCGGAGTCAGTGCGCTCGCCAGCGGGTTGTTACCGCTGCTTGAGCGGGACACCGCAATCGTGTTCGCGCAGAACGGCATTCCCTGGTGGTACGATCTCGGCCCGCCGCCGCAGCATCCCAGCATTCCTGATCTCGGCTTCCTCGATCCCGGCGGGCGCTTGCGCCGCGCCATACCGAAAGAGCGAATCATCGGCGGCGTGATCTTCTCCTCCAACGAGGTGATCGCGCCCGGCACCGCGGCCAACCTGTCGCCGGAGCGCAACCGGCTCCTGATCGGTGAATGCGACGATCGCCGGAGCGAGCGCATCGCCCGGCTGCGCGCGGCGTTGAACGAGGCCGCGATCGAATCGCCCGAGGTCACGCAGATCCGCGAGACGATCTGGTCGAAGCTATTGACCAACATGTCGATGTCGGTGCTTTGCCTCTTGACCGGGCTGACCGCGCGCGGCGTCCGCGACGATCCTGACATGCAGGACGTGATCCCGCGGCTGCTCGACGAGGCCAACACGGTGGCGACGCACTATATCCCCGGGGTCAAGCGCGTCACCCGCTCGGGACCCGCGCCTGACCACAAGCCCTCGATCCTGCAAGACTACGAGCTCGGCCGTGCCATGGAGATCGACGTGCTGGTGCGCGCACCGGCGGCGTTTGCCCGCGCGGCTGATATTGCGACCCCGATGCTCGACCTGATGGCCGCGCTCGCGATCCAGAAGGCGCGTGACAAGGGCCTGTATCAGGGCTGACAATCCAGGCATCACGACAACAAGCAGGGACATCGAACCATGCACGTCAAGGACAAGGTCTGCGTCGTCACCGGCGGCGCCAGCGGGATCGGCGAAGCGGTGGCGCGCGCCTATGCGGAGGCCGGCGCACGCGGCGTCGTGGTCGCCGACCTGAAGACCTCGCGCGACCGGCTCGCCAGCGTCGCCGGCGATATCGACGGGCTCGCGGTCACCGCCGACGTCGGGCTCGAGGAGGACATCAAGGCGCTGATCGCGGCCGCCGAGGACAAATATGGGCCGGTCGACGTGTTCTTCTCCAATGCCGGGCTGTCGCGCAAGGGACAGGAAACCGCATCCGATGCCGACTGGGATGTGAGCTGGCGCGTGCATGTGATGAGCCACGTGTTCGCGGCGCGGGCGCTGGTGCCGGGCATGCTGGCACGCGGCTCCGGCTATCTGCTCAACACCGCGTCTGCGGCAGGGCTGTTGGCCTCGCTGAACTCGATGCCCTACGGCGTCACCAAGAGCGCCGCGGTCGCGCTCGCGGAGCATCTGGCGATCCAGTATGGCGATCGCGGCATCCGCGTCTCCGTGCTCTGCCCGCAATCGGTACAGACCGGGATGACCACGCCGGGCCCGAGCGCGGCCCGCGTCGACGGCGTGCTGCAACCGGGCGAGGTGGCGCGGATGGTGATCGAGGCGATGGCTGAAGAGCGTTTCCTGATTCTCTCGCATCCGCAGGTGCAGGAATACATGCAGCGCAAGGCCACCAACCGCGAACGCTGGCTGTCCGGCATGCGCCGCCTGCGCGACCGGATCTATGGCGGCGCCGCGTCAGGCTGACGGCCCCATCGTCATTGCGAGGAGCGACAGCGACGAAGCAATCCATTCATCCGCGAACGGCGAGATGGATTGCTTCGCTTCGCTCGCAATGACGTTGTTACGGCTCTTTCAGAGGCGGCGCGAACTTGTCCAGCAGCCCGGAATAGGCTTTCGCCGCGGGCATCGCGTAGGCGCCGCGGCGCGATGTCGTGAGCTTGAGGGCTGCGAGCGCCTCCGCCTGCTTCACCGCGGCCGCCACGCCGTCGACCACCGGCACGCCGAACTGCACCGACAGCGCCTGGGCCAGGTCGGCCATCCCGGCGCAGCCGAGCACGATGGCATCGGCCCCCTTCTCCAGCGCTCGCGCGATTTCCGCCTGTAGCTTCTCCCGCGCGCCGGAGCCCGGCTTTTCGAGATCGAGCACCGCGACATCGCAGGCGGTGACCGCGGCGCGATCGGCAAAGCCGTAGCGGCGGACCAGCTCCTCCAGCGGCACGATCGAGCGCGGCAGCGTGGTGACGATCCCGATCCGCCTGGCGAGCTGGCCGGCGGTGACCAGCGCCGCCTCGCAAATGCCGACCACCGGATAGCGCGCCGCCGACCGCGCCGCGTCGAGCCCGGTGTCGTCGAAACAGGCGATGATGCCGGCATCGGCATCCGGCGTCTTCAGGAGCGCTTCGATCAGCCCGGGAATGGCGAACGCCTCGTCATAGAAGCCCTCGATCGAAGCGGGGCCCATCGCCGACGTGACGGCTATGATCTCGGTGCCATCAGCGGCAACCGCCTGCGCCGCGGTGGCGATGGTCGCGGTCATCGACGCGGTGGTGTTGGGATTGACGATCAGGATCTTGGTCATGAATCGAATTAGTAGCCCGGATGCAGCGCAGCGCAATCCGGGGCAGTGTCACAGGCGGAACGCGGTCCGTCACGAATGTGTCGCCACCCATGCCGCGAAGGCATCGAGCACCTCGGCCATCACCTCGCGGTCGGTGCGGCCGGAGCGCTTCAGCACATGGAAGGAGTGATCGGCCTCCTGCACCAGGTGCAACATCGCCCGGCTCCCCAGCCCCTTCACCACAGGCTCGAGCAGGTCGAGCTCGGCCAGCGCGTCGCGCGTCCCTTGCAGGAGCAGCATCGGGATCTTGACCTCGGCGAGGTGTGCAGCCCGTTCGCTCGACGGCTTGCCGGCGGGGTGCAGCGGAAAGCCGAGGAACACCAGCCCGCGTACGCCGGCGAGCGGCGCCTTGGCCTGCGCCTGCGAGGTCATGCGGCCGCCAAACGACTTGCCGCCTGCGAACAGCGGCAGTTCGCCGCAATGCCGCGCCGCCTCCGCCGCCGCGGCGCGCACCGTGGCCTGCGCGACGGCGGGCGGATCGGGCCGCTTGCTGCCCTTCTCCATGTAGGGAAACTGATAGCGCAGCGTCGCGATGCCGCGCTCCGCCAACCCTTCCGATATCGCGGCCATCGACGGGTGCGTCATGCCGGCGCCGGCACCATGCGCGAACACATAGGCCGCGCGCGCCTGCGCCGGTCGCAGCAGCAGCGCGGACACCGTGCTGTCGCCCGAGACCGTGATCGTGAGCGGCTGGAGACCTGACGCGTTCAAGATGACATCTCGACGACTTGTTGCTTCGCCATGTCTAGCCCTCCGATCCCGATGCGCGCAAATGCCGCCCTGGCGGTCGCGCCGCAAGTGAACTGGCTCACAGCCAATCCACATTTCCTTTGCAACATTCCGTTGGTAGACCTGACACCGCTACTGTAGGATGGCATACAGCGCACCACACGTTTAGCGCGAATCCGTTTTGACGATTGTTAATATCTCATCAATATGACGCGCGGGTACCGCGAATTGGGGGACGGGAGCATGCCTCGCAAGACGATCGTGATCATAGGCCTGCTGATTGTCGCCGGCGTCCTCTACTTCAAGGACGATCTCGAGACGCTGGCGAGCGGCTTCCGCGTCAAGGTCGTCGACTACCAGCCGCCGGCGAAGACCGTCTGGCTAGATCAGAATGTCACCGCCGAGCGGCTGCGCTGGTTCTACCACGCCGACCAGGGCACGCGGACTTTCGGTATCCCGATTGAATGGTTCAATGCGCTGGAGCAGCCGACGCTCTGGCCGCTGTTCACCGCGGCACCGAAGCTCAGCGAGACCAATTATCTCGGCCGCTTCGGCTTCATTCCCGACACCGTGATCCCGGGCAAGCCCGATCCGCTGCCGATCGGCTTCGCGCCGAGCGGCCCGATGGCGGATGCCAACGGCGCGCCGTGGCGCAATCCGCACAGCAAGGCCGACATGAACGGCGTCGGGCTGACTTGCTCCGCCTGCCACACCGGAAGCCTCAGCTATCGCGGCACCGAGATCGTGATCGACGGCGGCCCGGCCAACACCAACCTGTTCGAATTCCAGAAGAGCGTCGGCGTCTCGCTGCTGCTGACCCGGTTCTGGCCGGGCCGCTTCGCGCGCTTTGCCGAGGCGATCGTCGGCAAGGATGCCAGCGTCGACGAGCGGATGGCGCTGCGCGGCCAGCTCGATCTCGTGCTCAAGCAATACGCCAATATCAACGCGCTGGAGAACAAGGTCGCCGCCAACAGCGTCGAGGAAGGTTACACGCGGCTCGACGCGCTGAACCGGATCGGCAACCAGGTGTTCTCGATCGATCTCAACAATCCGAACAATTACGCCTCGCATTCGGCGCCGGTGCATTTCCCGCGGATCTGGAACGCACCTTGGTTCAGCTGGGTACAGTATGACGGCTCGATCATGCAGCCGATGGTGCGCAATGCCGGCGAGGCGCTCGGCGTCAGCGCCGAGCTCAATCTGCTCGACGAGTCCAAGGGACTTTACAAGTCGAGCGCACGGATCGACGTGCTGCACGAGATGGAGCGGATGATCGCCGGCGAGCCGCCGAGCGAGGACAAGGGCTTTGGCGGGCTGGCATCGCCGAAATGGCCGGAGAACATCCTGGGGCAGATCAACATGGATCTCGCGAAGAAGGGCGGCGAGCTCTACAAGGCGCACTGCCAGGGCTGCCACGGCCCCGCGATCGACAGCAAGGCGCTGCCGGCGAGCGAGGCCTTCGCGCTGTTCAAGGACAAGAAGCGCTGGATCAAGAACGACGCCGGCCAGCCGCTGCTCGACGTCGAGATGATTCCGATCAGCCATATCGGCACCGACAGCGCACAGGCCGAGGGCCTTGCGAGCCGCACCGTCGAGACGCCGGCCAATCTGGGGATCAAGGACGGTGGCTTCGGGCCCGCGCTCGGCGAGCTGGTCGAGAAGACCGTCGACTACTGGTACGACCAGAACAAGACGTCGCCGGAGGATCGCAAGCGCATCAACGGCTACCGGCCGAACGAGATCCAGGCGCCGCTCGCCTACAAGGTCCGTCCCCTCAACGGCATCTGGGCGACCCCGCCCTATCTGCACAACGGGTCGGTGCCGAGCATCTACGCGCTGCTGTCCCCGGTGCAGGAACGTCCCCCGATCGTCTATCTCGGCAGCCGCGAGTATGACCCGAAGAATCTCGGCTATGTCTCCGACGACAAGATCAAGAACGTGTTCGCGCTCGACACCAGGAAACGCGGCAACAGCAATGCCGGCCACGAATTCGCCAACGAGAAGCGCACCGGCGTGATCGGACCGGAGCTGAAGGAAGACGAGCGCCGCGCCCTGATCGAGTTCATCAAGACGCTGTAGGTCTCGCCAACGGGTTCACCGTGCTGGCCGGGCATGTCCGGGCAGCACGCGCTCATGGAGAGATCGCGCCGGTACGCGATAGCGCCGCCATTGCTGGCGAGAGGCGGCGTGCAGGATTTCGGAATACTGGAAATGTACCCCTGATTTGCCCGACGCGTCAAGTCGCCTGACCGAGCAGCGATGGCCGCCGGCTGCTTTGCATGGGGTTGTTTTCGAAATTTAGGCAGCACGCACCGCGGCGGTCCCGCAAGCGGGACGAGAAGGGCAGCATCGCCGCGGTTCAGCCTGCCTTCACCGCGCGCCTCACCCCTTCGGCACGGGCTGCCGCCGCGCCGGGCGGGTCATCGCCTCGAGCTCGAGCAGCTGGTTGAGCTGGTCCTCGGTCAGGAGCTTCTCCTCCAGCACGATGTCGGCGACCGAGCGGTTCTCCTTCAGCGCGCGGCGTGCCACGCGCGATGAGGCCTCGTAGCCGAGCGCCGGTGCCAGCGCCGTGATCAGGCCGATCGAGCCCTGCACCAGGCTGCGGCAGCGCTCGCGATCAGCCTCGATGCCGTCGACGCAGCGCTTGGTCAGCGTATCGATCGCCGCCGTCAGCATGCGCAGCGAGCTCAGCACGCAATAGCCGATGGTCGGCTCGAAGGCGTTGAGCTGGAGCTGGCCGCCCTCCGCGCACATCGTCACCGTCAGGTCGTGGCCGATCACCAGGAAGGCGACCTGGTTGACCACCTCCGGGATCACCGGGTTGACCTTGCCGGGCATGATCGACGAGCCGGCCTGCACCGCAGGCAGCCGGATCTCGCCGATGCCGGTGCGCGGCCCCGACGACAGCAGGCGCAGGTCGTTGCAGATCTTCGATACCTTGACCGCGACGCGCTTCAGCACGCCGGAGAACAGCACGAAGGCGCCGAGATCGGAGGTCGCCTCGATCAGGTTGGAGGCCAGCACCATCGGCTGGCCGGACAGCCGCGACAATTCCTCGACCGCGAGCGCCGCATAGCGCGGATCGGCGTTGATGCCGGTGCCGATCGCGGTGGCGCCGAGATTGACCTCGCGGAACAACGAGGAGATCTCGTTGAGCCGCGCGACGTCCTCCTTCACGGTGGCATGGAAGGCATCGAACTCCTGGCCGAGCGTCATCGGCACCGCGTCCTGAAGCTGGGTGCGGCCCATCTTCAGCACATCGGCGAATTCCACCGCCTTGCCCTTGAAGGCATAGGCGAGGTCGTCGAGCGCGCGCACCAGCGGCTGGGTGGCGAAGATCACCGCGAGCCGCAGCGCGGTCGGATAGGCGTCGTTGGTCGACTGCGCCATGTTGACGTCGTCGTTCGGATGCAGCGCGTGATAGTCGCCGGGCTTGCGGCCCATCAGCCGCAGCGCGACGTTGGCAATCACCTCGTTGGCGTTCATGTTGGTGGAGGTGCCGGCGCCGCCCTGGATCGCGTCGACGACGAAGGACTCGGCATAGACCTTGTCGGTCGCGATCTCGGTGCAGGCTCTGTCGATCGCATCGGCCTTCTCCGGCGCGAGATAGCCGAGGCGCTTGTTGGCGCGGGCCGCCGCCTGCTTCACCAGCGCCAGCGCGCGGACGAATTCCGGGAAATGGCCGACCGGCACGCCGGTGATCGGAAAGTTCATCACCGCACGCTTGGTGTGGATGCCCCACAGCGCGTTGGCCGGCACATCGTCCTCGCCGAGCAGGTCGTGCTCGGTGCGGGACTGCGCCTGCTCGATCGGCACCGTCCGGACCGTCGCGATGGCAAGCTCGCTGACGCCGCCGCCGTCGCCGGACGCCGGCGCGGCCCCTGCGGTGTTGGTCTCAACCTTCGATTCGGCCATCGATCCCTCCGTTGCGTGCTGCAAATGCCGTCGTCAGCGACACCGACCATGATGCGCCGGGCAAGCGGCGAAAGCCAATGCCTATCGGCAAACTCTTGCACACTGACGAACCGAATTGAGGCCTTATCTTATCCGCCATGATAACAACAACTTATGACTCCATTCCGTGGTTCGCCACGCGCCGGGGCCGGCTGCTTTCACCGTCACGTCATCGCGTGCTAGATCAGCACCGATTGGCGCAAGGGCGCTGCCGACACTGAACGAACCAAGGACCACTACCGTGTCCAACAACAATGAAACGATGACGCTCAAATTCCGCTGCCCGGCGGAGCTCGAGGGCAAGATTCCGGCGCCGGTGCCCGCATCACTGGGACTTCCCGGATGGCTCAAGGCGATGCCGACGCAGGCGTTCAATGCGATGAGCAATCGCGAAGAAGACACCGTCAAGCGCTGCCCGCCATTCGTCGATGCGATGACGTCGGGTTTCCTGTTGCCGCTGATCTGCGATCTCAAGGTCGAGAATGGCGAGATGACTTGGGACAACGACCTTCCGGCCGGGGGCATGCTCGAATTCCCGCGCTCGCCGGTCGGATTCCACGATGAAAGCCAGGTGGTCGGCTCCCCGCTGTTCGAGCCCGACCGCTTCGTGGTCAAGTTCGTCAATCTGTGGACCATCGAGGCGCCGCCGGGCTACTCGGTGATGTTCACGCATCCGGTCAATCGGTTCGACCTGCCGTTCACCACGCTGACCGGCATGGTCGATTGCGACCTGTTTCACGACGGCTGGGTGCATTTCCCGGCACGCTGGCACGACACCAATTTCAGCGGCATCCTGCCCAAGGGCACGCCGGTCGCGCAATGCTACCCGGTGAAGCGCGAAAACTGGGTCGCGCAGACAATTGCGATGACGCCGGATGAAACGTCGCGCGCACAGGACTTGTCCACCAGGATGGCCCGCGAGCCCGGACTCTATCGCCGCCAGTTCAGGTCATAGATCGGGCGAGCGCACGGCGATAACGGGTGTGGGTGCGGACCCTTCCCGTCGTCGTCCCGGCCTTCGCCGGGACGACACGGAGTTTGTCGCACAGCCGTCCCCTCGAACCGCCCTAGCTCAGAAATTTCTTGAACCCGCTGGGACGGAAGAAGAAGCGGCCATGCGATGACATGCTCAGCGCGGCGGTCGTACGGCCGATCATTTGCGGCCGACCGCGCAGCGCCAGGCGCAAATTCGCTTCGCCCGCCGCGCGGTCGCCCATTTCCAGCAGACTGGCGGAGAAGCTGAGACGCGCCAATGGGTCGTCGGGACGTTGCGCCACCACCTGGCGGTAGAGATCCGCGGCACCAGCGTAATCGCCATCGAGCAGCAGGACGCGCGCGAGCGCGGCCAGGACGTCGGGATGCCCCGGCGCTGCCGTGCGCAGCTTCTCCAGAATCGCGCGCGCCCGGCCGCGCTCATTGCGCTGGGGCAGCAACTGCGCGAGCAGGAGTTGAAACTCGAGGCTGCCGGGCGCGAGAGCAAGCGCGCTCTC
Coding sequences within:
- a CDS encoding LysR family transcriptional regulator, translated to MDTLVNLEAFLATADAGGFSAAARKLNLATSVVAKRVTQLEERIGTALFHRSTRQLRLTEAGQQYVHRARGVVADVGDLLSRMGEKQRDLSDHLRVKAPTSLTVARLADAFTIFQRQNRSVKLEIVMIDRPVDPVTEGFDIAIGAFPHSFGGVVDEPLCRLPRLVCAAPAYLRKNGTPKHPRDLVDHRCLSFLPTGPEWPFEGPRGRINVQVRPILSSNEGRVLTQSAIAGNGIALLSHYLVADALRDGALQPILAEFPIPELWVKAAVPERRIDAAAVQALLKTLKKSLSQPL
- a CDS encoding enoyl-CoA hydratase-related protein produces the protein MSASPVLWSLDARGVATVTLNRPEVNNAYDGALIAGVLAAIDDLSTKPVRVVVLKGNGKHFQAGADLKWINGVRPKSSDENETASRATFEAVQRLNTLPVPTVALVQGGCFGGGTGVISACDIVIAADNALFSITEVRWGLTAAIIIPQLCDAIGVRQVRRYALTGERFGAEDARRIGLVHEVVPLSDLESAGARVVEQLLGNAPEAMAETKTLAMESSFGGMAVDDAAYKRLVHLHSAKRQTAEAAEGLASFAEKRAGRWGGGNS
- a CDS encoding 2-dehydropantoate 2-reductase, with amino-acid sequence MRICIFGAGAVGSHFAVRLARAGHEVSCVMRGPHLDAVRTNGLTLKVGDSSVTAKVKASADPAELGPQDVVISTLKATGVSALASGLLPLLERDTAIVFAQNGIPWWYDLGPPPQHPSIPDLGFLDPGGRLRRAIPKERIIGGVIFSSNEVIAPGTAANLSPERNRLLIGECDDRRSERIARLRAALNEAAIESPEVTQIRETIWSKLLTNMSMSVLCLLTGLTARGVRDDPDMQDVIPRLLDEANTVATHYIPGVKRVTRSGPAPDHKPSILQDYELGRAMEIDVLVRAPAAFARAADIATPMLDLMAALAIQKARDKGLYQG
- a CDS encoding SDR family oxidoreductase, with the protein product MHVKDKVCVVTGGASGIGEAVARAYAEAGARGVVVADLKTSRDRLASVAGDIDGLAVTADVGLEEDIKALIAAAEDKYGPVDVFFSNAGLSRKGQETASDADWDVSWRVHVMSHVFAARALVPGMLARGSGYLLNTASAAGLLASLNSMPYGVTKSAAVALAEHLAIQYGDRGIRVSVLCPQSVQTGMTTPGPSAARVDGVLQPGEVARMVIEAMAEERFLILSHPQVQEYMQRKATNRERWLSGMRRLRDRIYGGAASG
- a CDS encoding aspartate/glutamate racemase family protein, with the translated sequence MTKILIVNPNTTASMTATIATAAQAVAADGTEIIAVTSAMGPASIEGFYDEAFAIPGLIEALLKTPDADAGIIACFDDTGLDAARSAARYPVVGICEAALVTAGQLARRIGIVTTLPRSIVPLEELVRRYGFADRAAVTACDVAVLDLEKPGSGAREKLQAEIARALEKGADAIVLGCAGMADLAQALSVQFGVPVVDGVAAAVKQAEALAALKLTTSRRGAYAMPAAKAYSGLLDKFAPPLKEP
- a CDS encoding alpha/beta family hydrolase — its product is MNASGLQPLTITVSGDSTVSALLLRPAQARAAYVFAHGAGAGMTHPSMAAISEGLAERGIATLRYQFPYMEKGSKRPDPPAVAQATVRAAAAEAARHCGELPLFAGGKSFGGRMTSQAQAKAPLAGVRGLVFLGFPLHPAGKPSSERAAHLAEVKIPMLLLQGTRDALAELDLLEPVVKGLGSRAMLHLVQEADHSFHVLKRSGRTDREVMAEVLDAFAAWVATHS
- a CDS encoding cytochrome c, producing the protein MPRKTIVIIGLLIVAGVLYFKDDLETLASGFRVKVVDYQPPAKTVWLDQNVTAERLRWFYHADQGTRTFGIPIEWFNALEQPTLWPLFTAAPKLSETNYLGRFGFIPDTVIPGKPDPLPIGFAPSGPMADANGAPWRNPHSKADMNGVGLTCSACHTGSLSYRGTEIVIDGGPANTNLFEFQKSVGVSLLLTRFWPGRFARFAEAIVGKDASVDERMALRGQLDLVLKQYANINALENKVAANSVEEGYTRLDALNRIGNQVFSIDLNNPNNYASHSAPVHFPRIWNAPWFSWVQYDGSIMQPMVRNAGEALGVSAELNLLDESKGLYKSSARIDVLHEMERMIAGEPPSEDKGFGGLASPKWPENILGQINMDLAKKGGELYKAHCQGCHGPAIDSKALPASEAFALFKDKKRWIKNDAGQPLLDVEMIPISHIGTDSAQAEGLASRTVETPANLGIKDGGFGPALGELVEKTVDYWYDQNKTSPEDRKRINGYRPNEIQAPLAYKVRPLNGIWATPPYLHNGSVPSIYALLSPVQERPPIVYLGSREYDPKNLGYVSDDKIKNVFALDTRKRGNSNAGHEFANEKRTGVIGPELKEDERRALIEFIKTL
- a CDS encoding aspartate ammonia-lyase, whose product is MAESKVETNTAGAAPASGDGGGVSELAIATVRTVPIEQAQSRTEHDLLGEDDVPANALWGIHTKRAVMNFPITGVPVGHFPEFVRALALVKQAAARANKRLGYLAPEKADAIDRACTEIATDKVYAESFVVDAIQGGAGTSTNMNANEVIANVALRLMGRKPGDYHALHPNDDVNMAQSTNDAYPTALRLAVIFATQPLVRALDDLAYAFKGKAVEFADVLKMGRTQLQDAVPMTLGQEFDAFHATVKEDVARLNEISSLFREVNLGATAIGTGINADPRYAALAVEELSRLSGQPMVLASNLIEATSDLGAFVLFSGVLKRVAVKVSKICNDLRLLSSGPRTGIGEIRLPAVQAGSSIMPGKVNPVIPEVVNQVAFLVIGHDLTVTMCAEGGQLQLNAFEPTIGYCVLSSLRMLTAAIDTLTKRCVDGIEADRERCRSLVQGSIGLITALAPALGYEASSRVARRALKENRSVADIVLEEKLLTEDQLNQLLELEAMTRPARRQPVPKG
- a CDS encoding lipopolysaccharide assembly protein LapB; amino-acid sequence: MPKPPPPSANRGPGPSPLLQRAVVALQMGQIVEAERLAAEVLKANRNDIGAASILARALMIQNRNEEAIAPLERATRRVEDPGLETLLGAALGGAGRRSEAIEVLRRTTARRPPYLPSFQALAGQLHADGRIDEAVVVIESALALAPGSLEFQLLLAQLLPQRNERGRARAILEKLRTAAPGHPDVLAALARVLLLDGDYAGAADLYRQVVAQRPDDPLARLSFSASLLEMGDRAAGEANLRLALRGRPQMIGRTTAALSMSSHGRFFFRPSGFKKFLS